The region CCTGACCCCGGCCGCCGGCGGCGGCAACCCGGTGCACAGCATCACCGGCTGGGTACGGGTGGACAGCTATCCGACCCGGCGCGCCTGGCTGCTGACCCTGGGCCAGGCCGGTGCCGGCGCGCACCACTGGCTGCTCAACCCGGGTGGGGGCGCCCAGCTCGGGGTGTGGAGCGGAACCCAGTTCGCCCCGACGCTGCCGCTGGGCCGGTGGGTCCACCTGGCCGTGATCTACGACGGCACGTCGCTCGCCGGCTACCTGGACGGCAAGTCGGTCGGCGCGGCGCTGACCGGTGCCTTCAACCTCACCGCGTACAGCGGCACGATCGCGGTACCGGCGGCGGGCGACGCGGGCTTCGCGGGCCGGATGGCGGCGGTCCGGTTCTACGAGCGGGCGCTCACCGCCGTCGAGGTCGGCCAGGTGATGGACGACGACCGCAGCGCGATGGCCGCGTTCCGGCGCAGCCATCCGCTCGCGTTCAGCCTGCACGACGGCGACACGCAGCCGGTGCTGGCGATCGTCGACGACCCGACCGGCAACACCATGCAGCTGGAGGTGACGAACACCGCCAGCCAGGCCGTGGTGCTCGGGTCGGTACCCGCCGGTGGCAGTCACCTGGAGCTGGGCTTTCGTCCCGGGGTGTTGGCGGTCGACCCGACCGACCCGCTCATCGTCACCGCTGCGGCGGGCTGGACCACGCGCACCGGCACCACCTCCGACGGCGGTACCACGATCGCCCTGGTCGGCACGGCCGGCGCGGCGATCAAGCCGGGCGAGCCGCTGCGGTTCACCCTGCGCAACATCGGCGGGGACGGCAAGGGCGGTACCCGGGGCACCCGGGTGCAGCTGCGCTACGACCGGCTCACGTACGCCGACGACTCGACCCTGCTGACCGGTCGTCGGGTGCAGCACCTCAGCCTGGTCAACCGGCGCGGCCAGCAGCACATCCCGCTCCAGGTCGGGTTTGTCGGCTTCAACACCATCCTCAGTGATGGTGCCAGCACCGCCAGCCTGCGACTGCGCCTGACCAACGTGTCCAAGCAGCCGATTCCGCTGACCCCCGGTGGTCGGGACGCGCCGTCGGCGTTCGTGCTCTCCTTCGACACCCAGCCGGCCGACTGGGCCATGGGTACGGCGGCGCAGCTCAAGAGCATCGCGGTGAGTGCGGACAAGTGGGTCGCCACGGTTCCGACCGAGCAGGGCCAGACCCTCCAGTGGCGGCTGACCACCCCGACCCAGGTCGCCCTGGCCGCCGGGGAGAGCATCCAGGTCACCCTCGACGGGCTGATCGGCCGGCCGCCGTCCGGGCACGCCCGGCTGCTGCTGCACTACGAGAACATGCCGGGCTACTGGGACGGGCATCTCGCGGTGGTGATCGAGAAGGGTCCGCTGGTGTCCCGCGACGTCACCCTGCCGAACGGGACCGTCGACGCCCGGGTCGGCATCGGCGTGGCCGTACCGCAGGCGAAGCTGCACGTCGCCGGTGGCGCGATCATGCCGAGTGCCGGCGCCACCGAGCAGGCCGGCATCCTCTTCCCGAAGGACCCCGGCGGCGGCACCCTGGACGCGGGCTGGATCCGGTACTACGCCCGGACCGGCGAGGCGACCACGTTGGAGATCGGCACCTCGAACGACCCGGACGACCACATAGCCCTGATGCCCTCGGGCAACGTCGGCATCAACACCACCACGCCCGGCGCCCGCCTGCACATCATGCACACCCCGCAGGACTCCAACGGCAACGCGCTGGTGATCGGTCCGATCAACGGGGCCAACCTGCGGCTGGGGTACGCCAGCAACTACAGCTGGATCCAGTCGCACGGCGCCAGCCCGCTGGTCATCAACGCGAGCGGCAACCTGATCGGGCTGGGGGTGTCGACTCCGGCGGCCACGGTGGACATCGTCCGCGGCGCCGGGGCCGGCGGCACCCTCCAGATCCGGGGCACCACCCGCTTCTCCCACTTCAGCTACAGCACGGACGAACACACGTACCTGCGCGGCGGCAAGGCCGGTTCGAACGTGTACATCAACGACGACGGCGGCAACGTCGCGATCGGTGCGGCGGATCCGCAGGGCCAGCGGCTCTTCGTCAACGGCACCGCCAAGGTGCTCGGGCTGACGGTGAACAACGGCACCCAGTTCAACCGGATGCAGGCCGGGCACTTCCAGGCCGGCTCGCACACCGGTGGGGTCAAGGAAGTGCAGATCAACTTTCCGAAGTCGTTCGGTGGTACCCCGATGGTGCTGGTCACCGTCCGCAACGAGGGCTACTACAACGACACGTTCGCGGCGACGGTGAAGTACGTCTCCAACACCTACGTCAAGGTCAACCTCCTGCGGCTCGACTCGCTCGGCAGCAGGTGGGAGCAGAACGTCCGGCTCGACTGGTTCGCCTGGGAATAGGACGGTAGCCGAGACATGCCCTGGACCGTGGACATCCACCACCTCGACATCGGGTCGATCGGCGACGCCACCGTCATCGACGTGAAATATCCAGCCGGGGGTGGCGGGCCGCCGATCCGCCGGACCGTACTGGTCGACGGCGGCAAGGCCAACGCCGCCGCCATCGTCCACCCGTACCTCGTTTCGATCGGGGTGAACCGGGTCGACATCATCATCGTCACCCACTTCGACCAGGACCACTACTACGGCATCAGCGCTCTGCTGGACACCGGCCCCCAACGGGCGATGTACGAGCACGCCATCCTCTACGACACCGGACGCCTGCCCACCGACCGCGACACGATGTGGACGGGCACCGGGCCCAAGCGGCGGCGGGTGAACCGCGAGTTCGGCAACTACCGGGACCGGATCGCGGCGATGCCGGCGACCTTCCGGCACGCGACCGCGCGGGTCAACAGCTTCGACATCGTCCGGTGGGACGCGGGCTGGCTGGCGCAGGCGCGCGGCGTGGTCAACCGGGCCGTCGGCATCGGCGCCGTCGCCGTCGACTACCAGGAGCCGAGCTGGCTGCTCGGTAGGGACCTGATGTGGGGCAACGGCGGGGACGGGCTGCCGGGCCGCCTCGCCTGGAACGTTCCCGCCGGCCCGGCCTACGCCCTGAACCGGCCGGTGCTGCGCTGCATAGCGGCGAACAAGTGGGTGCTCCAGAACAACGGCGCGGCCGGGTACCGGTCCACCGCCCGTTCGACCGGTGGGCGGCCGCAGAGCGAGGTCGCCGAGGCGGAGAACGAGAACGAGAACGCCAAGAGCCTCGGATTCGTGCTGGAGTTCAACAACTTCCGGTACTACATCGCCGGTGACCTCGAAGAGCCGCAGGAGGACGGCTGTCGGGACAACAACATCCTGGGCGGTCCCATCCGCGACGGCGTCATGCACCTGCTCAACTTCCCCGACAACATGACCAACCGGGTGAACGCTCTGAAGGCCAGCCACCACGGTTCCAGCACCGCGAGCTCACGGGCGTTCGTCACCCGGCTGCGTCCGGCGGCGGCGTTCATCTCCTCGGGTGCGGGCAACATGTTCCTGCACCCCGCCCAGCGCACCGTCAACGTGCTGGACGGCTACCCGGAGCAACCCATCCTCGGCGACCAGACCGCCGCGCTCCGGCACCCACCGCAGCCGCCACCGCCACCGCTACCGCCCATCCAGCACTACCTCACCGGGTACCAGAGCTACGACCCGATATCGAACACCGGGGAGCGCCTCGGCGGCGACGCCTCCCAGACCGCGGGCGCCCCCGGAGCGACGCCGCCCCTGCCCGGCCACATAGTGCTCACCGTCACCGAGGAGCAGTCACAGCGCCCACGCGTCGGCCAGACCCACCGGGGCACCCGCACGACCCTGGAGCACGTGGCGGCGGGGCTGGGCCTGCCGGCACCCGCCACGGCGGTGCCCGCCGCCGACGCGGCCGCGACGTACGGGCCGATCCGGGCGGTTGCCACGGTGCTCGGCGTGGCAACCGCGATCGC is a window of Micromonospora sp. NBC_01699 DNA encoding:
- a CDS encoding ComEC/Rec2 family competence protein, translated to MPWTVDIHHLDIGSIGDATVIDVKYPAGGGGPPIRRTVLVDGGKANAAAIVHPYLVSIGVNRVDIIIVTHFDQDHYYGISALLDTGPQRAMYEHAILYDTGRLPTDRDTMWTGTGPKRRRVNREFGNYRDRIAAMPATFRHATARVNSFDIVRWDAGWLAQARGVVNRAVGIGAVAVDYQEPSWLLGRDLMWGNGGDGLPGRLAWNVPAGPAYALNRPVLRCIAANKWVLQNNGAAGYRSTARSTGGRPQSEVAEAENENENAKSLGFVLEFNNFRYYIAGDLEEPQEDGCRDNNILGGPIRDGVMHLLNFPDNMTNRVNALKASHHGSSTASSRAFVTRLRPAAAFISSGAGNMFLHPAQRTVNVLDGYPEQPILGDQTAALRHPPQPPPPPLPPIQHYLTGYQSYDPISNTGERLGGDASQTAGAPGATPPLPGHIVLTVTEEQSQRPRVGQTHRGTRTTLEHVAAGLGLPAPATAVPAADAAATYGPIRAVATVLGVATAIADGVHNAAAWMGDGEPNGVAEVGVANAAVTAAGGGGGAGAVVTALGGFGTRVTDLGPGAAAAIAAAVTAPAANLATTISTAATGAGASAAAATAAGAAASVVFGETNGRDDAAYAVGIALRAVVDGATAAQAATITAAIMMTIAIPDDPPDRGVRMIIAAARHATLPAPLTPAEAAQAAAVGAVAYHLGLPINVELGVQEALVRAGVPAATAAPHAANARVAATLNPANTLFTVSYDSVNGPQNIAHAE
- a CDS encoding LamG domain-containing protein, giving the protein MTSFDQQLLAHLRLDALVGGKAVDSSAHARHGTVTGTPAAVPDDQFGSCLRFGGGDGIQVAGLTPAAGGGNPVHSITGWVRVDSYPTRRAWLLTLGQAGAGAHHWLLNPGGGAQLGVWSGTQFAPTLPLGRWVHLAVIYDGTSLAGYLDGKSVGAALTGAFNLTAYSGTIAVPAAGDAGFAGRMAAVRFYERALTAVEVGQVMDDDRSAMAAFRRSHPLAFSLHDGDTQPVLAIVDDPTGNTMQLEVTNTASQAVVLGSVPAGGSHLELGFRPGVLAVDPTDPLIVTAAAGWTTRTGTTSDGGTTIALVGTAGAAIKPGEPLRFTLRNIGGDGKGGTRGTRVQLRYDRLTYADDSTLLTGRRVQHLSLVNRRGQQHIPLQVGFVGFNTILSDGASTASLRLRLTNVSKQPIPLTPGGRDAPSAFVLSFDTQPADWAMGTAAQLKSIAVSADKWVATVPTEQGQTLQWRLTTPTQVALAAGESIQVTLDGLIGRPPSGHARLLLHYENMPGYWDGHLAVVIEKGPLVSRDVTLPNGTVDARVGIGVAVPQAKLHVAGGAIMPSAGATEQAGILFPKDPGGGTLDAGWIRYYARTGEATTLEIGTSNDPDDHIALMPSGNVGINTTTPGARLHIMHTPQDSNGNALVIGPINGANLRLGYASNYSWIQSHGASPLVINASGNLIGLGVSTPAATVDIVRGAGAGGTLQIRGTTRFSHFSYSTDEHTYLRGGKAGSNVYINDDGGNVAIGAADPQGQRLFVNGTAKVLGLTVNNGTQFNRMQAGHFQAGSHTGGVKEVQINFPKSFGGTPMVLVTVRNEGYYNDTFAATVKYVSNTYVKVNLLRLDSLGSRWEQNVRLDWFAWE